The following DNA comes from Candidatus Woesearchaeota archaeon.
GCAAAGCCTGGGTTTATACTTGTAAGGCAAAGTGTTATGCGCCATGGAAGGCAAAGGCCCAAGACAAGGCATCCAAGAAGGCCAAAGCATTCTTCAGTAAGGAAAGATCTGGCAATGTCCTATCAGTGGATTGCAGAGCAGAGGGCAGTCAAAAATTATCCTAATTGCGAGGTTCTTAATTCATACTTTGTAGCGAAAGACGGCCTGCATTACTGGTATGAAGTCATACTGGTTGACAGGGCTCATCCTCAGATAGCTGCTGATGACAGAATTAAGTGGATCATCAGCCAGAGAGGCAGGGTTTTCAGAGGCCTTACAGCAGCAGGCAAGAGAAGCAGGGGCTTATTAACCAATAAAGGCAAGGGAGCTGAAAAGCTAAGGCCAAGCCTGAGAGCGCATGACAGAAGGGCACATTAGAAAAATTTAAATATCTGAATAATATGGGGAAAGATATGGTAAGCCTATATTGCAAAAAGTGCGGATACAGAATGGACAAGGAAAAGATGCCGGAGAGATGCCCTTATTGCGGCAAGATAGGCACTATGGCGAGGGTCAGGTCTGCGCAGGATCTTCTTAATGAGGCAGTAGATGAGGGAGAATTCTTTGAGATGGAAAGGGCGCAGAGGAAGATATAAGTTTATATAGCTGTTCTTTCTTTTTTAGCTTATGAAGCACGGCGTTGATTTCATCGGCGTTGGCGTAGGTGTGATTATTGTCAGAAATAACAAGATTCTTCTTATGCTCAGAAAAAATCAAAGTGAGTGGAGCATCCCCGGCGGAAAAGTGGAATTGAACGAAAAATCAGGAGATACAGCAGTCAGGGAAATAAAAGAGGAGCTAGGCATTGATATAAAAATCAAAAAATTCCTTACCTTAACTGAAACTTTCAGCAACAAAATGCACTGGGTTTCAATAGTTTACATTGCAGACATTTTAAAAGGCGATCCAAGAATAATGGAGCCTGAAGAGCATGCTGATGTCAAGTGGTTTTCATTGGACGATCTTCCTGAAAATCATTTTCTTCCTTCAAAGTTAGCAATTGAATTTTATAAAAAGAATACGTGAGTTATTTCTTTAATTCACCCAAAAGGCAGTAACGGAATTTATCAGAATCAACCCAAATATTGTAAATCTTAAAATTTCTAAATTCTTTTTTGAGCAGATCCTTGGTAAAAATATAATGCAATAGTCCCTTTTCCTCTCCTTTAGCAGGCATATAAGTTCTTGGTGCTATTACTTTTGGTCTTTCCCTTATTTTCGGAATGATTTTTCTTTTTGTAACTGTAATGAAAACAATGCCCTTTGGCTTAAGAATTCTTTCCAACTCACTAATCACTTTTCGAATTCGTTCAATTAGTGCATGATGTAGTACTTGAATGCTTATTATCGCATCAAAAAAATCGTTTGGGTAGGAAAGTTTATTGTAAACAGAACCCATCTTCAAATTTGCTTTAAGGCCTTCTTTTTTCAGCCATGATTTTGTAATATTTAATCCTTCTTTAGCAATATCAATCCCATAAACATCAAATCCTTGTTTAGCAAAATATACTGTATGCCTCCCGGAGCCGCAGCCTAAATCCAGGATTCTCCTCACATTATGCCTTTTGAATAACTTTAAAACTTCAGGGATATCTTCTTGGATTTTTGTAAATACTTTTCCTTCTTTTTTAAAGATTTCATTCCATTGCATATGATCTATTTTTTTAAAACAGCTTATATATTTATCTGTATGCAAATAATCCGAAAGCAGAGTCAACGCCTTTGGCTTGCGTTCCTAGCTTTTGATAAACCAAAAGCTTTATAATAACCTGCATTTTACCTCTTTTCATGGGGATCAAGGCAGTAATATTCGACTTTTGGGGAACTTTGGTTGAGAACGGAGTAGAGCCAAGCCCGATAAGGCAGGCAAAGTTCATTCTTTTGAAAGGGTTTTCATGACTAAGAAATATGAGTCTTTGATGCAGGCATTTGAGGCAGTGTGCAATGAATTCCAGATTCCAGCAAAGGATTACCAGATCGAAAAATGCGTCGGAATGTGGAACAAGAACAGGCTATTGGCAAAGCCGTTTGAGGAAGCAATTCCGGTTCTTGAGGAATTAAAGAAAAAACATAAATTAGTTTTATTAAGCAATACAGACGGCTTTTCAGTTGAGCCGATATTGGAAAAGTTCGGCATGAAAAAATACTTTGATGAAATCTCCCTGTCTTATGAAACAGGGTTATTGAAGACAGATGCCCAGTCCTTTGAGTTAATACTTGAAAAATTAAAGCTGAAAAAAGAAGAAGTTATTATGGTGGGTGACAGCATGGAATCAGACATTATGGCTGCCCAGAAAGCAGGCATAAAGGGCATCCTTGTTGACAGAAGGGGCATGAGGGAATATGAGAATAAGATAAAGAATCTAACAGAGCTGAAGGAAAAGATATGATGCTTATTTGTTCTTCTTTTTATTGTTTTTCCTAAAAACCTTGTTTATCTCATCTTTCATGGAAAATCCTATTGCTATGCCGAATGATATTGCTGCTGTAAGGCCAATTGTATAAAGCAGAACCCTGAATATCTCAAAAAAGGCAGTTGCTTTTATTTCTACATACTCTAAGACTGTAAGTATTGTTGCTATTATTATTATCGCCTGCATAAAGAACGAAGCAAGGTATGAATAATTGTGATTGAATTTTTCTATTGCCTTTCCAATCATCCTGGCTAAAATAATTCCTATCAAGAATATAATGGTTATTGTAAACAGTTTTGGTAAAAGGTAGATCATATACTCAGATAACAAGAGTATGAAAGAATTTTCTTTAATCTGACCTAATCCGTAAGATAAAAAAACCAAAAATACAAAAACCATGAGCACTATCTTGAGCAGATTTAAGAAATCACCAAGATGTTTTGCTGCAAAAGAAATGCGGTTTTTTGACCATTTGCCAACCTTTCTTTTCACATATTTCTCCATGAACATCTTTATCAGATAGGCTAAGGCTGTTCCTAATACGATCAGTATAATTGAATAAAATATTTCATACATATTGTTCACCTATAAACTTAAGGTTTTAGAGCATATATAAAGTTTACGTTTAATTTATTTATGGCTATGCCCCTGCAACCATCTTTATATAAAATTCTATGATGATGAAGAACATATAAAGCAGTATCAGTGCAATTCCTTCTTTCCAGTAAAGCTTGTTGCCGCTCTCAACAAAAGTTGAAAATAAGAACGCTACAATAAGCATGAAAACAGAGCTTGTCAAAAACAGCAAAAAGTTTGCGCTTATCGGGTAAATCAAAGAAGTTACTCCTAAAACTAATGTTGAATTTACAACAACAGAGCCGATCAAGTCGCCAAGCGCCATTTCAGAATGCCCGCTTAGCACAGCCCTGCTCTCAAAAGTAAGCTCGGGCAATGTCGTGCCAATTGAAACCAGGAACAAGCCAATAAGAATGGGCGGCAGCATAAAATCCGCTGATATTGCTGTAGCATATTGCACAACAAATTGTGCACTAAGGAACAGCACTGCAAGGCTTACGATGAAAATAAAAACAGAGAATACAACATCCCATCTTTTTATATGGTTCTTCAGCTCCTTTCTGAGCCCGATTCTTTGCTTCATTAATTTTCTCATATAGATCGCAAAAGCCACCAGCAAAATAACACCATCAATTCTTGACAAGCCATTTCCGATAATCATCAGAACAACAGGCAGCGAAGCAATAAAGAACATATACAGCGCATCGATCTTTATCGCTTTGTTTGTTATTTTTATCTCTCTTTTCAATAAAGTGATGACGCCGGCAACAAATGTCAGGTCAATAATATTAGCGCCTATGACATTTCCAAGGGACAATGCAGAATTCTTTGCAAAAGCAGATGTTATTCCGACAAGCAGTTCAGGAATGGATGTTGCAAAAGCCATTATGATGAATGCAACAACAAATTCGCCAAGCTTTAAAAAAGAAGCGATCTTTGCGAGGCTTTTCACAAGAAATGTCCCGCTTAAAACTAGAACAATGCAGGCAGCCAAAAACAATACTAAATTTATGATTAACATTTTTTATTATCAAGAACATTACAATCAATAACATATATAAAGTTTGCGTTAGATTTATATATTCCTGATTTTTTTGCATTTATGATGAAACGGGGTAATATTTTTGAGATGGTTAATGAATTTTTTCAGAATTTATACAGCATATTCCATAAAGATTTTGTCAGCGCAGTCATTCCAGCCTATAATGAAGAAAAGACTATAACTAAAGTCATAGAAACAATCAAAAAATCAAGAGTTAATGAAATAATCGTAGTTGATGATGGAAGCAAAGACAAAACCTATGAAAAAGCGAAGCTTAGCGGAGTTAAGGTAATTAAACATAAAAGGAATATGGGGAAAGGCGCGGCAATGCGCACCGGAGTTGAAAACGCAAAAGGAAACATAATTGTTTTTATTGATGCTGATATTGAATCATTGACTCCTCAAAAAGCAAATATGCTGATTGATCCTATCTTGAAAAATGAGGCAGATTTTGTAAAATCATATTTTTCCCAGTATAAGTCGAAGACCGGAACAAGCATTTTCCTTTACAAGCCCCTGCTTAAGCATCTTTTCTCGGCAACCGGCTTTACACATCCTGTAAGCGGCCAGATAGCTGCCAGAAAAAGATTTTTTGAGCGCATAGAGTTCAGAAATGATTACGGCATTGATATAAGCATACTGGTGGATGCAGTAAAGCAAAGCTTAAGAATAAAAGAAGTTTGCCTCGGAGAATTAAAGCACAGAAAAAGAACTGCGCATGACGTAGAAAAAATAGCAGATACAGTAATAGCTACGATCCTTGAAAAGGCAGGCATTATAAGGGAGAAACAAGGTTGAAATGAGCCAAAAAACAGAAAACAGATTTTATGAAGACTATGGTAATTCTTGGTTAGCTAATGGAAGGAAAAAATATGAACTTTTAGCTTCGGAATGGAAAACAAAAAAAATATTAAGCTTACTTTCAAAATTTCCGGAATTAAAATTTAACAGCATACTTGATTTTGGATGTGGTCCCGCATATATATTAAAGAAATTAAGTCTTTCGCTTAATATAAATAAATGCTATGGGGTTGACATCTCTTCTTCTATGATCAGATCTGCGAAAAAACATTTTCCTGTAGCTAAATACTGCAAGATGAAGAATTTATCTGAATTTAATAAGGCGGTAGATGTAGTTCTTTTAATAGATGTATTAGAACATGTTCCCAACCAGAAACAAATATTAGAAGAGGTTAAAAGGATAGCTAAGTACCAAATTATAAAAATCCCATTAGAAAATACCCCCATAAGAAATTTTATAAGATTATTGGGCATGAGAAATTCAGACGGACATATAAATTTTTGGAGTAAAAATAGTTTTACCTCTTTCTTGAAAAACTTAAATTTTACAATAATTGGTTACTGGGAAGGGAACCCTCCTAAAAAAATAGAATTTTTTTCAAGAAAACAAAGAGAGAATTTAAATGCCAGAAAGATGTTTTTTCTTAATTTCTATGATTTATTTAGAAAATTTTTTTTTAATTCAAAAAAATTATATTCCTCCTTTTTTATTTCGCAATTATTTATTTTAACAAAGTACTGCCCTAATCTAAAGAAGCAAAAAACCAAAAAATGAAACTCTTCTTTGTAACAAACAACAGGCATAAATTCGCTGAAGTCAAGGAGGTTTTTGATAAATTTAAGATTGAAATAGAGCAGATACAGGAAGACAAGCCTGAAGACAAGTCAGATGAAATCGCTGAAGTTGCCAAAAAGGCAGCTGAATTTTTGGCTAATAAGCATAAAAAGCCAATAATAGTTGACGATACAGGCGTTTATTTCAATGCTTACAGGAACTTTCCAGGAGCGCATCCAAAATTCGTTTTCCAGAGCATTGGCTATGAGGGGATTTTCAAGCTATTGGAAGGCAAGGACAGGTCAGCTTATTTCAAAACAGCAGCAGCATACTGCGAGTCCGGAAAAAAGCCAATAGTTTTTGAGGCAAAATGCGAAGGAAAAATATCGGATAAGGTTTATAATGTAGGCGACGATATAATGCCTTATGAAAGGATTTTTATACCTGAAGGATATGATGAAGTATGGGCAAAGATGCATGATCTCAAAAGAGAAATATCGCATCGCGTGAAGGCATTTACAAGATTAGCTGAATGGCTGATAAGCAAAGGCGATCAAAATGGAAAATAACTGCATTTTCTGCAAAATTGTCAAAGGAGAAATCCCGTCAAGCAGAATATATGAAGACAAAGATGTTTTGGCTTTCCTGGACCTTTTTCCGGTTCATAAAGGCCATACATTGGTTATCCCAAAAGAGCATCATGAAACTATGCTGGACGTTCCAGATGAATTATTAAAAAAGCTCGTAGTTGCTGCTAAAAAAATAGCGTCTGCAGTTAAGAAAGGCGTGAATGCAGATGGAATTTCATTAGGAATGTCAAACTACAAGGCAGCAGGACAGGTTGTTCCGCATGCGCATTTTCATATTATGCCGCGCTATGAGAATGACGGCCTGAAGCTGTGGCCGCAGGGAAAGTATGAAGAAGGGGAGATGGAAGAGATAAAAAAGAAGATTGTTGGATTTTTATGATTTCTTAGTTCTGAAAAACTAAATCTTTATAAAACCAATAAAAAATCTTGCTCTTAATGCCGCTGTAGCATAGCCTGGCCTATTGCGCCGGACTCATATGCACTGCATAATGAGTATGGAGCCGAAAGGCGATGACAGCTAAGAAATCCGGAGGTCGCGCGTTCAAATCCCGCCAGCGGCAGATTTTTTAAACCTTATTCAGCAATCCAACAACTCTTTCTTTTCCCAATGTCAGGATAAAATTAGCCAATTTCGGCCCTCTTTCCTTGTTAATCAAAACCCTGTAGGCTGCTTTAAAGAATTCTTTATTGTCAATGTTCACTTCCTTGCAGATATTATAAAATTCTTCAAATAATGTCTGGTCGTCATATTTATTTTTCTCTAATCTGTCTTTCAACAGCAATAATGCTTCCTTCTCTTTTTCGTTCAGCTTAGCATTCAAATCATTCTGCACTTTAAACTTAAATTCTTCAGGGGCATATTTCTGCAGCCAGTTCCAGACGCAATCAGCTCTGTTTTTTAACTTTTTCAGATCATGCTCATCTTTAATTTCTTTACTGTAAATCTCTTTTATCCTGTTAAAATCATTGTCATAAATCTGCAGCAGAGTTGCCAGATGCCTGAATTGAGCCTGTAGAGGCAGCTTCTTTGGCAATTCTGTAACGCTTAATTCATAGATTCTTTTTTGCTTCTTTGCTTCTTTTTGGTCCTTTACATCTTCAGCATCAAAATAAATCCTTTCCACCCTGTCAAAATCCTCATAAAGCTTCAGAACATCCAAATCAAAGCTTATTGCAAATTCTGCATCCGGCCTTGTTCCGGCAAACAGCCATCTTACAATATTCGGCTCATAAACTTCCAATGTATCCCTTAAAGAAACAACATTGCCCAATGACTTGGAAATCTTGCCGCCTGTTCCTTTTATTGTTATGAAGTCATATTTCAGGTAAACAGGCGCTTTTTCCTTGTACAATAGCTCGTAAATTTCATTTCCGGTTGTTCTTGATCCGCCAGGCGTGGAATGCTCCTTGCCTCCTGGCTCGAAATCAACTTTTTCATAATGCCATCTCATTGGCCAGTCTATTCTCCAGGGCAGCTTTGCAATTCCCTTCTTCCTGAAATCAAATGTCTCCTTATGGCCGCAGTCGCATTCGTAAGTTAGAGAATAAGCTCCATCCCAATCTGTGACTCTTGTTGTGTCTTTTTTGCATTTGTCGCAGAAAATAGAAACAGGCCACCAGTTTTCGCTTTTCTCTTCTGCCCTGTATTTATCAAGGATTTTTTTAATTTCTGCCTTGTTTTCCAAAACATATTTTATCTGCTCTGCGTACTCGCATTTCCTGTATTTTTTTGCCTGGTAGATAAATTCGGGGTGAATATTTACGAAAGGCAGTGTTTCCTCAACTTCTTTTTCATTATGCTCTGCATACGATTTGTGCTTATTGTCATAAGTGTCAGGCACTTCTGTGATTTGATAACGCAAATACTTCTCGAGCAATTCTTTTTTTGGAGCATCTGCTGGAACTTTCCTGAAAACATCAAAATCATCCCAGGAATAGATGAAGCGCACATTCTTGCCAAGATTCTTCAAGGATCTTGAAACAAGATCAACTGTTATAATCTCCCTGAAATTTCCGATATGTATTGTTCCGCTTGGAGTTATGCCTGCAGCGCATGTATAGAGCTTCTTCTCGCCTTTTTCTCTTGCAATGTTTTCAGCTGCTTGGTCAGCCCAGTGCTTTGGTTCTTCTGGCATAGATTAACTATTTTATTGGGTTATTTAAATGTGTCGAAAACCACCAACATAGATGGGCGGCATGTCGCTATTGTTTACAGCATCAGGTGGTTTTTGAGCATGCTCAAAAATTTTCCATATGCTGAAACTGGAGCGGCTTTCAGCCACCAATCCAAGATTGGTGGAAAATTTTTGACATTTTTATATATAAACAAGTGGAAAATTTTTGACATTTTTATATATAAACAACTTTTTATTTTTTACTCACCAATAACAAAAAATTTATATAGTTGGCTATCTTATTTTATGGTTGGGGGAAGAATGCCAAACCTAGCTGATAAAATTATGGAATTAGAGAAAGAAATAAGTGGAATCCAGGACGAAACTAAAAGAGAGAATTTACAAAGACAGATTGATGAGCTAAAAACAAAATATCAGTCAGAATTAGAAAATTTACAAAATCAAATTAATAAGTCTGAAGAAACAACACCACTTTATTTTGATAGAGAAACAGATGTCTTAAAAGGATTTTATGATGGAAAAGATGGTGAGCGGGTAAATGTTGATGCTGTATTTGGTCTTATTAAGCGCTCATTCTTTGATAGATTGGACAATGTCAATATTTTTGGCCGTGGTTATTATGGTCCTGATGTTAAAGAAGCTAAAGAAGAACTGAGAGAAATGGTAAGAAAAGAAGCCTTATCTAGGGCCAAAATTAAAGGCTATGATGCAGTTCTTATTAAAGAAGATCAAAAAGAGGATGTGTTTTGTTTTAAGGTATTGAATGCAGTGCCTAAAGAAGGCGGTGCTAAAATAACTTTCAGAGCATCATCTGATATTTACTTTTATAAAAAGAAAGAAAATGCCGCAACTAATCAATAAAATAATAGAACTGGAAAATGAAATAAAGGAGATTAAAGAGCAAGAAAAGAATGCAAAAATAACTAAGTTAAAGAAAAAATCAGCAGAACTAGAGAAAACATACCCGCACATCATGTATCCCCACACCATTGCCTTGCCTTATTCAGGAAGAAATCCTCAAATAGAGCGGCTATATTTGAAAAGGGGGTTTAAATTAGGATCTTCAATAGCCGCCTTTATTTTGTTTGTTACTGCTGCCACTGCTGTCATTTCTAATTACAAAAAACATTCTCGGGTATTTCCTGATAAAGGAGTGAGCAGCGAAGTAGAAGAGACTGTAAAAGAAAAGATTGGAAGAGCGGACAAAGCATTTGCTTTTGCAAAGAGAGATTATAACAGCATATTGAAAGGCGGCATAACAAATGAAGAAAAAACAAGATTGCCTGTAATTTTGGATTCTTCGTTAGTTGTCTATGATGGTCTAAATATCGACAAAAAAAGGGCAAAAAGAACAAATGATTTAATAGCCGAAATACAAGAAACAATTTCAGCAGAACGATTGTTTGATTCTGCCAATAGTTTATTTGAAAAAGGAAAATATTATGAAGCAAATGACAAAATTGGCCTTGCGTTAAAAATACTGCCAAAAGAGAGAAAATATCAAGCATTAAATGCAAAAGCCGGAACACTAGGAGCTAAATTAACAGAGTACGATAATATCTTGGGTCAGATTGAGAATAACTTCAATCAACTAATGCAAAAAAGAATGAATGCTGCAGAAATAACGCAGTTAGAATCATCTCTGGCTTCTTTATCTGGCCTTTATTCAGGTCTTAAAGTTGATGAAAAAAGAATAGAATCTGTCCACAATTTAGAATTGAGGATAAAAAATGCAGTTAGTTATAACTCTGTTTTTTATAAAATAAAGGAAGGTATCATTGGCGGAAAATACGGAGATGATAAAGGGGCAAGACAAGATATACTGGCATTGGCGGCTAAGCTTGAAAAAGAAAATTCACCATATGCTAAATTTTTATTGGATGATGTTAAGAATCTTAGTTACACCAAATTAGTTAAGGTTGAAGCTAAAACAGAAAGGGTTGTTGATCAAGCTGGGCATTATGAGCAGGCATGGGTTCCCCCCGAGTATGAAAAAAATGTAGCAGTAGGTATAGCAAAGGGAACTATTATGGTACTTACCACTCCCATTGCTGTTTTGATACCGCCTTCTATGAACGAGTCAGAAACTTTCAAGAAGTTTGATAATTGGCTGGGGGATAATGAAGTAAAAGTCAAAGAGGGCCATTATGAAAACAAATGGATAGGACCAACTTATAAAGATGTAATTGTTCCATCACATTATCAAAAGATAGAAGTCAATTCCTATTCAGGCACACAAAAAGTAATTGAGGATAACATCCCGATAAAATAAAATGCCGCAACTAATTGATAAAATACTGGAACTAGAAGAAGAATTGAAAAGAATAGAACTAAAAAGAAGGACATTTGTAATAACTAACATGGGAGACATTACAGGAATGGAGTTAGGTGAGAATCAAACACTAAAAGAAGCAAAAAGACTGTTTTGTGAATATAGAAAAGCGTTAAATGGTACTCTGATTAAAAAGATGATGGTTGGTTCAATAAGAAGCAAATTAGAAACCATCCTAAACGAGACCATAGAAACACCGCCAAATTCTTCAAACTACAACCATGAATGTGCGCTTCTTATCAAAGGGTCCTTGTCGCTTCTTGAAAACAGGTATGATGACGCAATAAACCTATTATCAGGTCTTAACTCATTCCCAGCACTTAAATTATTAGGTATTGCGTACTATAGAAATGGCGATTTGGATAAAGCAATTGATAGTTTAGAACAAGCACTCCAGCTTTCACCAGATGCAGAGACTTACAATATACTGGGTGGAGTTAAACAAAGAAATAGGGATGTTGACGGAGCAATTGAGGCGCATAAAAAGGCGTATGACATTGATAATTCTAACAAAGAGGCAAATACAGAGTTGGCAAGGCTTTATAGGGAAAAAGCAGCAACTTTAGAAACCGAGGTGCTTAATGAGTGCAATGTTGACACAGCTGTTTTACCTGAATTCAAAAGCGCAAGAACTGCTTATAGCACTAAGAATTATGAAGTAGCAAGATCATTATTTCACAATGTAGTTTCAGCACTTGCAAGCTCAAATGAAGATAATAAATTAGTCAAAGCAAAAGCACTGCATTACCTTGCCTGCTTATCAACAGAATCTAGAGACCAAATAGGGCACTTACGGCAATCAATTGATGCAAAGGCTACAAAAGAAGCATATAAAGACATTGTAAAGGTGCATGAAATTTCATTAACCACATCAAAAGAAAATGCCAAAACTGATTGATAAGATTATGGAACTAGAGTACGAAATCAAAAGACGACATTCTGCAGAGATAAGAAAGAGGGTTAAAATGGGCATTATCGGATTTGTTGCTATTGGCCTGATTTCCTGTTTAGGTTATTTTAGTATAAGGAATTCTAGAAGTAGAGAATCTGTAGTTGAAACAACCAAAGTTGAAGAAGTAAAAAAGCCTGTTTATGAAATGCCTGTTGTTGAAAAAGAACACGTTGCAACTTATGAAAAGCAGATTAAAAAAAATACATTATCTGTTCCCTACGTGGGAAGTGAAAAATCTAAACCACTACAAGAAGAACATAAAAAATCCGAGGCTCAAATTTCATCAAAAACTGAGAAAAAATCATCATCTTATTACAACCCGCTAAAATTGATGAAAGACCATAACTACAACACACAGCTTTCTGGCATAAAAAGAAGATTTAATAATTTAAGCGAAATGCACAAAGAAGAAGAGAAACTGCTCAGAGAGATGTACAAGATTTTTCCCGGTGGCGAAAAAGGACCAATTCCAGTTGCCGAAAAAGAGTGTTTTAATGCTTTTATATGCAATTCAATGTTGGAAGAGATAATACAGTCCGGCAAAAAACAGGGCATTGACACAACAGAGGCAGAGCAATTAGACGACCAAGTAGATAATAAAATTCTCTATCAGTTTGAAGACCTTTTCATGTTTTTTGCAAGAGGAATGAAAAAACTGAGAGAAAATGAAGATTTCTGGAAAAAGAATATTGATGCTGAGCCAAATGACATATCTGCTTATTTAAAAAATTATCCATGGGATACTATGTATCCTACTTTTCTTGATTATTTACATGAAATGACAGAATACCGGCAAAAAAGCGGTTTTAACATATCATCCACTAAACTGAATGATCATGAGCTATTTTCAGCATTAGCCAAAAAACTGTCTGAAAAGGCAGAAAAAGGCGAATATAGAATAAGAGACGCCAGACTCAAAGAGGATTTTTATAAAAAAATTGAGGAGCTCGCAAAAAAATAATTTTCACTTGTCAATAACAAAAAGTTTATATATTTAAATAGATCTCTACCTGAGGGGAGGCAAGATGGCAGAAGAAAATCCGCTTGAAACGAAAATAAAGGAATTAGCAGAAAGAGCCAAGCAGTTGCATGAAGAGGAAGCAAGCGGCAGCAAGGCAAAAGAAGCATCTATTTATGAGGAATTTGGAACAAAAAAGGCCACGTTGATTTCTTTGGTAGATGAATTGCCTTATGATCCATCAACCGGGCTGCCCGTGCCTGAAAGACTTAAAGAAATAATGGAACAAGATACGGCATTAGGCGCATATGCAAAAAGCAATAGCATAACTGACAAAGTTAAAAAAGAGCTTAATGAAGTAGATGAAAAAATTGA
Coding sequences within:
- a CDS encoding tetratricopeptide repeat protein translates to MPQLIDKILELEEELKRIELKRRTFVITNMGDITGMELGENQTLKEAKRLFCEYRKALNGTLIKKMMVGSIRSKLETILNETIETPPNSSNYNHECALLIKGSLSLLENRYDDAINLLSGLNSFPALKLLGIAYYRNGDLDKAIDSLEQALQLSPDAETYNILGGVKQRNRDVDGAIEAHKKAYDIDNSNKEANTELARLYREKAATLETEVLNECNVDTAVLPEFKSARTAYSTKNYEVARSLFHNVVSALASSNEDNKLVKAKALHYLACLSTESRDQIGHLRQSIDAKATKEAYKDIVKVHEISLTTSKENAKTD